A genomic window from Herbiconiux aconitum includes:
- the tsaE gene encoding tRNA (adenosine(37)-N6)-threonylcarbamoyltransferase complex ATPase subunit type 1 TsaE yields MTTDARARLAEIGSRLEIATPDEMHEFGRRIAGLLQAGDVVLLSGDLGAGKTTFTRGLGEGLDVRGPVTSPTFVLARTHPSLSGGPALVHVDAYRLGSALELDDLDIDFAHSVVVVEWGAGLIEVLTDSYLAIDIDRPHGGGAEATEAGAVQTGAADAEAGGDADAGFAEAPIEPRMVRIRTSGPRWA; encoded by the coding sequence GTGACCACGGATGCGCGTGCGAGGCTCGCCGAGATCGGCTCGCGTCTCGAGATCGCGACCCCCGACGAGATGCACGAGTTCGGCCGCCGCATCGCGGGCCTGCTGCAGGCGGGCGACGTCGTGCTGCTCTCTGGCGACCTGGGCGCCGGCAAGACCACCTTCACCCGCGGGCTCGGCGAGGGACTCGACGTGCGCGGCCCGGTGACCAGCCCGACTTTCGTGCTCGCCCGCACGCATCCGTCGCTCTCCGGCGGACCGGCACTCGTTCACGTCGACGCCTACCGTTTGGGCAGCGCGCTCGAACTCGACGACCTCGACATCGACTTCGCGCACTCGGTCGTGGTGGTGGAGTGGGGCGCCGGGTTGATCGAGGTGCTGACCGACTCCTATCTGGCGATCGACATCGACCGACCGCACGGGGGCGGGGCCGAAGCCACGGAGGCGGGCGCGGTGCAGACCGGTGCGGCGGATGCCGAAGCGGGCGGCGACGCCGACGCGGGATTCGCCGAAGCGCCGATCGAACCCCGCATGGTGCGCATCCGCACCTCCGGCCCCCGCTGGGCGTGA
- the alr gene encoding alanine racemase, protein MSDASPRREAVIDLDAFRHNVRTLSALTQPAETMLAVKADAYGHGMVPVARAALESGASSLAVLDIPAALVLREAGITAPIFAWMHDPDALFGAAAEADIDLGVSAVWQLDAIAAAGASRAPRVHLKIDTGLSRNGATEEDWPGLVTAALEYDRRGVVRLHAAWSHLADASPEEDAVALAKLHRAVAVAEELGAHFELLHLAASSAGIRMPEGRLGLVRFGIAAYGISPFDDRSGRDLGLRPVMTLRASVVSTKRVPAGHGVSYGLVYRTGAESTLALVPLGYADGIPRIATGRGQVWINGRRYPIAGRIAMDQFVVDVGDAEVAPGDEVIVFGEGDRGEPTAEDWAGYAETIGDEIVARVGARVERVYLGAEAAPSPVVSAPTEDAAS, encoded by the coding sequence ATGAGCGATGCTTCTCCGCGGCGGGAGGCCGTCATCGACCTCGACGCTTTTCGGCACAACGTGCGCACCCTGTCGGCGCTGACGCAACCCGCCGAGACCATGCTCGCGGTGAAGGCCGACGCCTACGGTCACGGCATGGTGCCGGTGGCGCGCGCGGCGCTGGAATCCGGCGCCTCGTCGCTCGCCGTGCTCGACATCCCGGCCGCCCTGGTGCTGCGCGAAGCCGGCATCACCGCGCCCATCTTCGCCTGGATGCACGACCCCGATGCCCTGTTCGGCGCGGCCGCCGAGGCCGACATCGACCTCGGCGTCTCGGCGGTCTGGCAGCTCGACGCCATCGCAGCCGCGGGCGCCTCCCGCGCCCCGCGCGTGCACCTCAAGATCGACACCGGACTCAGCCGAAACGGCGCGACCGAGGAGGACTGGCCTGGTCTCGTGACCGCAGCCCTCGAGTACGACCGCCGAGGTGTCGTGCGGTTGCACGCCGCCTGGTCGCACCTCGCCGACGCCTCGCCCGAGGAAGACGCCGTCGCGCTGGCCAAGCTGCACCGCGCGGTCGCTGTGGCCGAAGAGCTCGGCGCGCACTTCGAGCTGCTGCACCTGGCGGCGAGTTCGGCGGGCATCCGCATGCCCGAGGGTCGGCTCGGTCTCGTGCGCTTCGGGATCGCCGCCTACGGCATCTCGCCGTTCGATGACCGCTCGGGCCGCGACCTGGGTCTCCGGCCCGTGATGACCCTGCGCGCCTCCGTGGTCTCGACGAAGCGGGTGCCGGCCGGTCACGGCGTCTCCTACGGCCTGGTCTACCGCACCGGCGCCGAGTCGACGCTCGCACTCGTGCCGCTCGGCTACGCCGACGGCATCCCGCGTATCGCGACGGGCCGCGGTCAGGTCTGGATCAACGGGCGACGCTATCCGATCGCCGGACGCATCGCCATGGACCAGTTCGTGGTCGACGTGGGCGACGCCGAGGTGGCGCCGGGCGACGAGGTGATCGTGTTCGGCGAAGGGGATCGTGGCGAACCCACGGCCGAGGACTGGGCCGGCTACGCCGAGACGATCGGCGACGAGATCGTCGCCCGCGTCGGGGCGCGCGTGGAGCGGGTGTATCTCGGAGCCGAAGCCGCCCCGTCGCCGGTGGTGTCCGCGCCCACGGAGGACGCGGCATCGTGA
- the glmS gene encoding glutamine--fructose-6-phosphate transaminase (isomerizing), translating to MCGIVGYVGNNSSLEVLLGGLRRLEYRGYDSAGVAVIGADGSLTTRKRAGKLSVLADDLDVHPMADGQSGIGHTRWATHGGPTDGNAHPHLDSSGRIAVIHNGIIENFATLKQELLDDGLVFESETDTEVAAKMLGREYEVGDGLSAALARVVSRLDGAFTLLALHQDEPGVVVGARRNSPLVIGLGDGENFLGSDVAAFVEHTHRAVAIGQDQIVVITADTVTVTDFDGAPVETQEFEVSWDAAAAEKGGWSSFMAKEISEEPDAVANTILGRVHDGEVVLPELEGLDEVLRDIDRVIVVACGTASYSGLLGKYAIEKWARIPVEVELSHEFRYREPVLTPRTLVVSISQSGETMDTLMAVKYAIANGARTLSICNTQGATIARESDAVVYTHAGPEVAVASTKAFVAQITALYLFGLHLARVRGELDPAVGAKQIAELQAIPEKIEQVLKNAPEITQLAKWMSDSRAVLFLGRHVGYPIALEGALKLKELAYIHAEGFAAGELKHGPIALIEPGQPVFVVVPSPRDPNSLHAKVVSNIQEIRARGARILAIAEEGDVAVLPFADEVIRIPLAAPLFEPLLTVIPLQLFAMELATAKGLDVDQPRNLAKSVTVE from the coding sequence ATGTGTGGAATCGTGGGCTACGTCGGCAACAACAGCAGTCTCGAGGTGCTCCTCGGCGGACTGCGTCGACTGGAGTACCGCGGTTACGACTCCGCCGGTGTCGCAGTGATCGGCGCCGACGGCAGTCTCACCACGCGCAAGCGGGCCGGCAAACTGTCGGTTCTCGCCGACGACCTCGACGTGCATCCGATGGCCGACGGTCAGAGCGGAATCGGGCACACCCGCTGGGCGACGCACGGCGGTCCGACCGACGGCAACGCGCATCCGCACCTCGACTCGTCGGGCCGGATCGCGGTGATCCACAACGGCATCATCGAGAACTTCGCCACGTTGAAGCAGGAGCTGCTCGATGACGGCCTGGTCTTCGAGAGCGAGACCGACACCGAGGTGGCCGCGAAGATGCTCGGCCGGGAATACGAGGTGGGAGACGGGCTGTCCGCCGCTCTCGCCCGCGTGGTGTCGCGCCTGGACGGTGCGTTCACACTGCTCGCGCTGCACCAGGACGAGCCGGGTGTCGTGGTGGGTGCACGTCGCAACTCGCCGCTGGTGATCGGGTTGGGCGACGGCGAGAACTTCCTCGGCTCCGACGTCGCCGCGTTCGTCGAGCACACCCATCGCGCCGTGGCCATCGGGCAGGACCAGATCGTGGTCATCACGGCCGACACGGTCACGGTCACCGACTTCGACGGCGCTCCCGTCGAAACGCAGGAGTTCGAGGTGTCGTGGGATGCCGCGGCCGCCGAGAAGGGCGGCTGGTCGAGCTTCATGGCGAAGGAGATCAGCGAAGAGCCCGACGCGGTCGCGAACACGATCCTCGGTCGCGTGCACGACGGCGAGGTCGTGCTGCCCGAACTGGAGGGGCTCGACGAGGTGCTGCGCGACATCGATCGCGTGATCGTGGTCGCTTGCGGCACGGCCAGCTACTCCGGGTTGCTCGGCAAATACGCCATCGAGAAGTGGGCGCGCATCCCCGTGGAGGTGGAGCTCTCGCACGAGTTCCGTTACCGCGAGCCGGTGCTCACGCCCCGCACGCTCGTGGTGTCGATCAGCCAGTCGGGCGAGACGATGGACACGTTGATGGCCGTGAAGTACGCCATCGCGAACGGCGCCCGCACCCTGTCGATCTGCAACACGCAGGGCGCGACGATCGCCCGCGAGTCGGATGCCGTCGTCTACACGCACGCCGGACCCGAGGTCGCGGTCGCGTCGACGAAGGCCTTCGTGGCGCAGATCACCGCGCTCTACCTCTTCGGCCTGCACCTCGCCCGCGTGCGCGGCGAGCTCGACCCCGCGGTGGGCGCCAAGCAGATCGCGGAGTTGCAGGCGATCCCCGAGAAGATCGAGCAGGTGCTGAAGAACGCGCCCGAGATCACCCAGCTCGCCAAATGGATGTCGGACAGCCGTGCCGTGCTCTTCCTCGGCCGTCACGTCGGCTACCCCATCGCCCTCGAGGGTGCGCTGAAGCTCAAAGAGCTCGCCTACATCCACGCCGAGGGCTTCGCGGCCGGCGAGCTGAAGCATGGGCCGATCGCGCTGATCGAGCCGGGTCAGCCCGTGTTCGTCGTGGTGCCGAGTCCGCGCGACCCGAACTCGCTGCACGCGAAGGTCGTCTCGAACATCCAGGAGATCCGTGCCCGTGGTGCTCGCATCCTCGCCATCGCCGAGGAGGGCGACGTGGCGGTTCTGCCGTTCGCCGACGAGGTGATCCGCATCCCGCTCGCCGCGCCGCTGTTCGAGCCGCTGCTCACCGTCATTCCGCTCCAGCTGTTCGCGATGGAGCTCGCGACGGCCAAAGGCCTCGACGTCGACCAGCCGCGGAACCTCGCGAAGTCCGTCACGGTCGAGTAG
- the rimI gene encoding ribosomal protein S18-alanine N-acetyltransferase: MSWELRRATVADLDAIMALEEASFESDAWSRESMRRELEHPHCYYLVGVDAEAGTGVIEGYAGLLCPVGSTDADIQTIAVSEQSRGRGLGRQLMGRLLAEASTRGAESVFLEVRADNPVAHGLYVSLGFADIAVRPAYYQPDGVDAIVMRAELPTRGPALAAGDALADRAGGAHGKEDAS; encoded by the coding sequence GTGAGCTGGGAGCTCCGACGCGCGACTGTGGCCGACCTGGACGCCATCATGGCACTGGAGGAAGCTTCGTTCGAGAGCGACGCCTGGTCGCGCGAGTCGATGCGGCGCGAGCTCGAGCATCCGCACTGCTACTACCTGGTGGGGGTGGACGCAGAAGCCGGCACCGGCGTGATCGAGGGCTACGCCGGACTGCTCTGCCCGGTGGGGTCGACGGATGCCGACATCCAGACCATCGCCGTCTCGGAGCAGTCGCGGGGTCGTGGGCTCGGGCGGCAGCTGATGGGCCGCCTGCTCGCAGAAGCGTCGACGCGCGGAGCCGAATCCGTGTTCCTCGAAGTGCGTGCCGACAATCCGGTGGCGCACGGGCTGTATGTCTCGCTCGGATTCGCCGACATCGCCGTTCGGCCCGCCTACTACCAGCCCGACGGCGTCGACGCGATCGTGATGCGCGCCGAGCTGCCCACGCGGGGTCCGGCGCTCGCTGCCGGAGACGCCCTCGCCGACCGCGCCGGTGGCGCTCACGGAAAGGAGGATGCGTCATGA
- the alr gene encoding alanine racemase has product MGGASASVAASGSAAALRRAVVDTEAIAANVSRVGALVAPAAVMAVVKADGYGHGAVPAARAALDGGATWLGVADVAEAIALREAGIRAPVLAWLHGHDPVFEQAVAHDVSIGVSTRLQLQRAADAGTPTAPARVHLKVDTGLGRNGVERGEWESVFQAARDAVGNRRIRVDGLFSHLSNASDADDLAQLDSFEEATAIARSLGLDPTVRHLASTAGALRLPATRLDLVRLGIGLYGLSPFDGVDSATLGLRPAMRVESRLIAVKRVVAGTGVSYGYTYRPDVDTWLGLVPLGYADGIPRHVSNRGSVWVGGAAHPIVGRVAMDQFVVDLGEHAAKVGDRVVLFGDPADGFPSADSWAEAAETINYEVVTRLGSRVKREYPVLVNRSEGVPA; this is encoded by the coding sequence ATGGGCGGCGCCTCCGCATCTGTCGCCGCATCCGGTTCGGCTGCCGCGCTTCGCCGCGCGGTCGTCGACACGGAGGCCATCGCCGCGAACGTCTCCCGCGTCGGTGCGCTGGTCGCTCCGGCGGCCGTGATGGCCGTGGTGAAGGCCGACGGGTACGGCCACGGAGCCGTGCCGGCCGCTCGTGCCGCCCTCGACGGAGGTGCCACCTGGCTCGGGGTCGCCGACGTCGCCGAAGCGATCGCGCTGCGCGAAGCCGGCATTCGCGCCCCGGTGCTGGCGTGGCTGCACGGGCACGACCCTGTGTTCGAACAAGCAGTCGCCCACGACGTGTCGATCGGCGTCAGCACCAGACTGCAACTCCAGCGCGCTGCGGATGCCGGCACGCCCACCGCTCCGGCGCGGGTGCACCTGAAGGTCGACACCGGGCTCGGGCGCAACGGGGTCGAGCGCGGCGAGTGGGAATCCGTCTTCCAGGCAGCGAGAGACGCGGTCGGCAACCGGCGCATCCGGGTCGACGGTCTGTTCAGCCACCTCTCGAACGCGAGCGACGCCGACGACCTCGCCCAACTCGATTCGTTCGAGGAGGCCACGGCCATCGCGCGGAGTCTCGGTCTCGATCCGACCGTGCGGCACCTCGCCTCGACGGCGGGCGCCCTGCGATTGCCGGCCACGCGGCTCGACCTGGTGCGTCTGGGCATCGGACTCTATGGTCTTTCTCCCTTCGACGGGGTCGACTCCGCCACGCTCGGGCTGCGCCCGGCGATGCGCGTGGAGAGTCGCCTGATCGCCGTCAAGCGCGTGGTCGCCGGCACCGGCGTCTCCTACGGCTACACCTACCGACCCGACGTCGACACGTGGCTGGGGCTGGTTCCGCTCGGGTACGCCGACGGCATCCCCCGCCATGTCTCGAACCGGGGGAGCGTGTGGGTGGGCGGCGCGGCGCATCCGATCGTCGGGCGAGTCGCGATGGATCAGTTCGTGGTCGACCTCGGGGAGCACGCCGCGAAGGTGGGTGACCGGGTGGTTCTGTTCGGCGATCCGGCCGACGGCTTCCCGAGCGCCGACTCCTGGGCGGAGGCGGCGGAGACCATCAACTACGAAGTCGTGACGCGGCTCGGCTCGCGTGTGAAGCGCGAGTACCCGGTGCTCGTCAACCGGTCAGAGGGGGTGCCGGCATGA
- a CDS encoding holo-ACP synthase has protein sequence MIVGVGVDLVDVARFERSLEKTPRLRDRLFAPSERMLPVRSLAARFAAKEALIKAVGHSTEFRWHDMEIVSNEHRNPEFQVSGGVAQALAEMGATRLHLTMTHDGGTAVAFVVAEAGGA, from the coding sequence GTGATCGTCGGAGTCGGAGTCGACCTCGTCGACGTGGCGCGATTCGAGCGCTCGCTCGAGAAGACGCCGCGGTTGCGCGACCGGTTGTTCGCTCCGAGCGAACGGATGCTCCCGGTGCGGTCGCTTGCCGCCCGGTTCGCCGCGAAAGAGGCACTGATCAAAGCCGTGGGTCACTCCACCGAGTTCCGCTGGCACGACATGGAGATCGTGTCGAACGAGCACCGCAACCCGGAATTCCAGGTGTCGGGCGGAGTCGCGCAGGCTCTCGCCGAGATGGGAGCCACGCGGCTGCACCTCACCATGACCCACGACGGCGGCACGGCTGTGGCGTTCGTGGTGGCGGAAGCGGGAGGGGCCTGA
- the tsaB gene encoding tRNA (adenosine(37)-N6)-threonylcarbamoyltransferase complex dimerization subunit type 1 TsaB, with product MFLAIDTSAGTSVAVADGEMVLAERSTEDTMRHAEVIGEMIAGVLDDAGVPASRIRTVVAGMGPGPFTGLRVGIAAARAFAFGIDRPVVSVVSHDAVALEEWSAGARGPLLVVTDARRREVYWSSYDLDDDAPVRSDGPALCKPDEVPYAEFDRIDATQVSAGALARVALLHRERGMSEEYSEPLYLRSPDVTMPGPRKRVTP from the coding sequence GTGTTTCTCGCCATCGATACCTCCGCCGGCACGTCGGTCGCCGTGGCCGACGGCGAGATGGTGCTCGCGGAGCGCTCCACCGAAGACACGATGCGCCATGCCGAGGTGATCGGGGAGATGATCGCGGGAGTGCTCGATGACGCCGGCGTTCCGGCATCCCGAATCCGCACCGTCGTCGCCGGCATGGGGCCCGGCCCCTTCACCGGCCTGCGCGTCGGCATCGCCGCCGCCCGCGCCTTCGCCTTCGGCATCGACCGGCCCGTGGTGTCGGTGGTGAGCCACGACGCCGTCGCCCTCGAGGAATGGTCGGCGGGGGCCCGTGGCCCCCTTCTGGTGGTGACGGATGCGCGCCGCCGCGAGGTCTACTGGTCGAGCTACGATCTCGACGACGACGCGCCGGTGCGCTCCGACGGCCCGGCGCTCTGCAAGCCCGACGAGGTGCCCTACGCCGAGTTCGACCGGATCGACGCCACGCAGGTCAGCGCGGGTGCTCTGGCCCGGGTCGCCCTGCTGCACCGGGAGCGCGGGATGAGCGAGGAGTACAGCGAGCCTCTCTACCTGCGGTCGCCGGATGTCACGATGCCCGGACCGAGAAAGCGGGTGACGCCGTGA